The following proteins are co-located in the Solanum pennellii chromosome 1, SPENNV200 genome:
- the LOC107023617 gene encoding DELLA protein RGL2-like has product MSKKEDDPSIASQPLNSHSDMSLEVSYDLQLALLLQASAEMFSKRHYERATELLSLCNLSASPTGTPVQRVVYCYSEAQRERINKEKKSITGLQLDRLVDFEVKPIGVEELSLCPKPHVIACYHALPFYQVAQFACIEAILDNGKSERRLHLIDFGIRSGAHWTILMQALANRGDCPLDLLKITAIGTYKQVVDQTGKRLSSFAAENMNCPFFFNAVVSEMKDLSKDLFELDTNEVVEVYSEYVLGGMLAWPNHLEVVLRFIESLNPCVIMVIETEANINKPIFMDRFNESVFLYATLFDCLETFMGPDNQHRMEFERLETELSESSLYQANLMVDRSAHGFCTLDMDGNCLTIKWKGTPIVFASAWKFVHD; this is encoded by the exons ATGTCGAAGAAAGAGGATGATCCTTCCATTGCTTCTCAACCCCTTAATTCACATAGTGATATGTCTCTTGAAGTTTCATATGATTTGCAGCTCGCTCTTCTACTTCAAGCTTCTGCTGAAATGTTTTCCAAGAGACACTATGAACGTGCCACGGAGTTACTAAGCTTGTGTAATCTGTCTGCTTCTCCAACAGGTACTCCGGTTCAAAGAGTAGTTTACTGCTATAGTGAAGCTCAGCGAGAGAGGATCAATAAGGAGAAAAAATCGATAACAGGATTACAACTAGATAGACTTGTAGATTTTGAAGTGAAACCAATTGGCGTTGAAGAGCTTTCCTTGTGTCCAAAGCCTCATGTAATTGCATGTTATCACGCACTTCCTTTTTACCAAGTCGCTCAGTTTGCTTGTATTGAAGCCATTTTGGATAATGGTAAGTCAGAAAGACGACTTCATTTGATTGATTTTGGAATCAGAAGTGGAGCTCATTGGACAATCCTTATGCAAGCTCTTGCGAATCGAGGTGATTGTCCACTTGATCTTCTCAAGATAACCGCTATTGGGACATATAAACAAGTGGTTGATCAAACAGGCAAAAGATTGTCATCTTTTGCTGCTGAAAACATGAATTGTCCCTTTTTCTTTAATGCAGTGGTGTCAGAAATGAAGGACCTGAGTAAAGATCTCTTTGAGTTAGATACTAATGAAGTTGTGGAAGTTTACTCAGAGTATGTTCTTGGAGGCATGTTAGCATGGCCTAATCACCTTGAAGTTGTTCTAAGATTCATTGAAAGCCTCAATCCTTGTGTAATAATGGTCATCGAAACTGAGGCAAACATTAACAAGCCAATATTTATGGATCGATTTAATGAATCAGTGTTTCTGTATGCTACACTCTTTGATTGTTTGGAGACATTCATGGGCCCAGACAATCAGCACAGGATGGAATTTGAAAGACTG GAAACAGAATTGAGTGAATCATCCTTGTACCAGGCAAATCTAATGGTCGATCGATCTGCTCATGGCTTTTGCACTCTGGATATGGATGGAAATTGCCTTACTATTAAATGGAAAGGAACTCCAATAGTATTTGCTTCAGCCTGGAAGTTTGTCCATGATTGA
- the LOC107023625 gene encoding DELLA protein GAI1-like, giving the protein MRCKSKGKVNEMNLDMPSHISDDHSLVLSTTTIMKIAKEQLKLYTSQNHDAYSIIFSPLIADLGLSPQVTEEVELVLLLLVSAEMLANRQLDCARELLNLCINFSLSAGNPVQRVVYYFAESLQNRINKGTGIQPIAAKIDAVNPNIMEDVLMDPRTDVIETEQMLPFRKVTQFTGIQAILDSVKSFKRIHLIDFGIKTGSQWTILMQALVGNGECPPEHLKITAVGTSLIRMQEVGKRLTSFADTLHIPFSFKTIVSDLRHINKDLFESKVGEVVAIYSDSRLWTLLAWPNHLQSLIQVCKSLDPCVMVVTEIEANTNTPIFIDHFNEALFYYSAIFDSLETCIGWNHQYRAVAQGVYIGRCRGRRKTTQVGYNTYKDRLQDNQPNILHQFTKRNSPLY; this is encoded by the coding sequence ATGAGGTGCAAGAGTAAGGGAAAGGTGAATGAGATGAATTTAGATATGCCAAGTCACATTTCTGATGACCACTCTCTGGTTCTATCGACAACAACCATCATGAAGATTGCCAAAGAACAATTAAAACTTTATACCTCACAGAATCACGATGCTTATTCCAttatttttagtcctttaaTTGCGGATTTGGGCCTTTCTCCTCAAGTTACAGAGGAAGTGGAGCTCGTTCTACTGCTTCTAGTTTCAGCTGAAATGCTAGCCAATCGACAATTAGATTGTGCAAGAGAGTTGTTGAACTTATGCATCAACTTTTCTCTTTCAGCAGGTAATCCAGTTCAAAGAGTTGTCTATTATTTTGCTGAATCTCTTCAGAATAGGATCAATAAAGGGACAGGAATACAACCTATAGCAGCAAAAATTGATGCAGTGAATCCAAATATTATGGAAGATGTTCTCATGGATCCACGAACCGATGTTATTGAGACTGAACAAATGCTTCCCTTCCGCAAAGTAACTCAATTTACTGGAATTCAAGCCATCTTGGACAGTGTTAAATCATTCAAGAGGAttcatttaattgattttggGATAAAAACCGGATCACAATGGACAATCCTTATGCAAGCTCTGGTTGGTAATGGAGAATGTCCACCGGAACATCTCAAGATAACAGCGGTTGGAACCTCTTTGATTCGAATGCAAGAGGTAGGAAAGAGATTGACATCTTTTGCAGACACCTTACATATACCTTTTTCCTTCAAAACAATTGTATCTGACTTGAGACATATCAACAAGGATTTATTCGAGTCAAAGGTTGGTGAAGTTGTGGCAATCTATTCTGACTCACGTCTTTGGACCTTGTTAGCATGGCCTAATCACTTGCAATCTCTTATACAAGTTTGCAAAAGTTTGGATCCATGTGTAATGGTGGTAACTGAAATAGAGGCAAATACTAATACACCAATTTTCATCGATCATTTCAATGAAGCATTGTTTTACTACAGTGCTATCTTTGATAGTCTTGAAACTTGCATAGGGTGGAACCATCAGTATAGAGCAGTAGCTCAAGGAGTGTATATAGGAAGGTGTAGGGGGAGGCGCAAAACAACACAAGTAGGATACAACACCTACAAGGATCGACTTCAAGACAATCAACCAAATATACTTCACCAATTTACCAAAAGAAATTCACCACTATATTAA